One window from the genome of Elusimicrobiota bacterium encodes:
- a CDS encoding nucleotidyltransferase: MVKFNEILTALKKYNVQFIIIGGQAAVAQGSTHLTFDVDICYSRDKENLENVVKALTPFHPYLRGTEKDLPFIFDTKTLKMGLNFTLSTDIGDIDLFGEVKGLGSYAEVVKYSEVLEIYGIQCNVLTVEGLIKSKKVVGRPKDVTIIKELEAILEIREQIAKKTGGKNGSKS, from the coding sequence ATGGTAAAATTTAACGAGATACTAACTGCTCTAAAAAAGTATAATGTCCAATTTATTATAATTGGTGGGCAGGCAGCAGTTGCACAGGGTTCAACACATTTAACTTTTGATGTTGATATCTGTTATTCAAGAGATAAAGAAAATTTAGAAAATGTTGTGAAAGCATTAACGCCATTTCATCCATATCTGCGTGGTACAGAAAAAGATTTGCCTTTTATATTTGATACAAAGACATTAAAAATGGGATTAAATTTTACGCTTTCTACCGATATTGGTGATATTGATTTATTCGGTGAAGTAAAAGGGCTCGGTAGTTACGCTGAGGTAGTCAAGTATTCAGAAGTATTAGAAATCTACGGGATACAATGCAATGTTTTAACAGTAGAAGGGTTGATTAAATCCAAGAAAGTTGTTGGACGGCCTAAAGATGTAACTATAATTAAAGAATTGGAAGCGATTCTTGAAATACGGGAACAAATAGCAAAAAAAACTGGAGGTAAAAATGGCAGCAAAAGTTAA
- the eno gene encoding phosphopyruvate hydratase, with the protein MAAKVKKVLGREILDSRGNPTIEVDVILETGILGRAAVPSGASTGEHEAVELRDDDKKRYLGKGTLKAVENVNKTIAPEIVEMDAENQIEIDKKMISLDGTKNKGKLGANAILGVSLAVCRAAASEQKLPLYKYIRSCFRLPTSDFRLPVPMMNILNGGKHADNNVDLQEFMVFPKGAKSFHESLRYGAEVFHNLKKVLKNKNYNTAVGDEGGFAPNLSSNEEALEVIIEAIQKAGYISGRDICIALDPAASEFYKDGKYILEGEKTDKVKTSEQMVEFYTKLVAKYPIVSIEDGLAEDDWDGWRVMTDKLGKKKGGIQIVGDDLFVTNVERLQQGIDNKIANSILIKLNQIGTLTETIETIQMAHKAGYTTVISHRSGETEDTFISDLAVAVNSGQIKTGSASRTDRISKYNQLLRIEEELGKDAQFEK; encoded by the coding sequence ATGGCAGCAAAAGTTAAAAAGGTTTTAGGACGTGAGATTCTGGATTCACGCGGGAATCCGACGATAGAAGTTGATGTGATTTTAGAAACCGGTATTTTAGGCAGGGCTGCAGTGCCATCAGGCGCTTCAACCGGTGAGCATGAGGCGGTAGAATTACGCGATGATGATAAAAAAAGGTATCTCGGTAAAGGAACGCTTAAAGCAGTTGAGAATGTGAATAAAACTATAGCACCTGAAATTGTTGAAATGGATGCTGAAAACCAGATTGAGATTGACAAAAAGATGATTTCACTTGACGGCACAAAAAACAAAGGTAAACTTGGAGCAAATGCAATTTTAGGTGTTTCGCTCGCTGTCTGCCGTGCTGCTGCATCAGAGCAAAAACTTCCGCTTTACAAATACATTCGGTCTTGCTTCCGACTTCCGACTTCCGACTTCCGACTTCCAGTTCCTATGATGAATATCTTAAACGGTGGAAAACATGCTGACAACAATGTTGACCTGCAGGAGTTTATGGTATTTCCAAAAGGCGCTAAAAGTTTCCACGAGTCACTGCGATACGGTGCAGAGGTTTTTCATAACTTGAAAAAAGTGCTGAAAAACAAAAATTATAATACTGCAGTTGGTGATGAAGGCGGTTTTGCACCGAACCTTTCATCAAACGAAGAAGCACTTGAAGTAATTATAGAAGCAATCCAAAAAGCCGGCTATATTTCCGGCAGAGATATTTGTATAGCACTTGACCCGGCTGCGTCAGAGTTTTACAAAGATGGTAAATATATTCTGGAAGGTGAAAAAACAGACAAAGTAAAAACTTCTGAACAGATGGTAGAATTCTATACAAAACTCGTCGCTAAATACCCGATTGTTTCTATAGAAGATGGGCTTGCCGAAGATGATTGGGACGGCTGGAGAGTGATGACCGATAAACTCGGTAAGAAAAAGGGGGGGATACAGATTGTTGGTGATGATTTATTTGTTACAAATGTTGAGCGCTTACAACAAGGTATAGATAACAAAATAGCAAACTCAATTTTGATAAAACTCAACCAGATAGGCACGCTCACTGAGACGATAGAGACGATACAGATGGCGCATAAAGCGGGCTATACGACGGTGATTTCGCATCGGTCAGGAGAGACGGAGGATACATTTATATCAGATTTAGCGGTTGCAGTAAATTCAGGTCAGATAAAAACCGGCTCAGCTTCTCGGACTGACAGGATTTCTAAATATAATCAGTTGTTACGAATTGAAGAGGAACTGGGAAAAGATGCCCAATTTGAAAAATAA
- a CDS encoding septum formation initiator family protein — MPNLKNKKKLYIYLGIILLCLVLFGNRSMWNIVRQGLEVSRLRKNLAKIEQENQFLRKRLYALENNPAYLEREVRKQLGLIQPGETKYKFVEGDGLEE, encoded by the coding sequence ATGCCCAATTTGAAAAATAAAAAGAAGTTATATATTTATCTCGGTATAATTTTGTTATGTTTGGTTCTGTTTGGCAATCGCAGTATGTGGAATATTGTCAGGCAGGGGCTAGAAGTTTCAAGATTGAGAAAAAATCTTGCCAAAATTGAGCAAGAAAACCAATTTTTGAGAAAACGGCTTTATGCACTTGAAAACAATCCTGCATATCTTGAACGAGAAGTCAGAAAACAACTCGGGCTTATTCAGCCTGGTGAAACAAAGTATAAATTTGTAGAAGGTGACGGGTTAGAGGAATAG
- the rpsF gene encoding 30S ribosomal protein S6, producing the protein MPNYETVFILKPTLSSEKVDEILEKIKKIITSIDGTIILSDTWGKRRLAYPVKKYKEGVYYLFQFNSDGQIIAELENFYRTTDAVIKFITIKIEKPFKKKTEPKKEEKSEIVNGEKVVKG; encoded by the coding sequence ATGCCTAATTATGAGACGGTTTTTATTCTGAAACCGACTTTATCCAGTGAAAAAGTTGATGAAATTTTAGAAAAAATCAAGAAAATTATAACCTCTATAGATGGGACAATCATTCTATCGGATACATGGGGCAAACGGCGGCTTGCATATCCAGTAAAAAAATACAAAGAAGGTGTTTATTATCTGTTTCAGTTCAACAGTGATGGACAAATTATTGCAGAACTTGAAAATTTTTATAGAACAACCGATGCTGTAATCAAATTTATCACCATTAAAATTGAAAAACCGTTCAAGAAAAAAACCGAACCTAAAAAAGAGGAAAAATCAGAAATTGTAAATGGTGAAAAAGTAGTTAAAGGTTAA
- the ssb gene encoding single-stranded DNA-binding protein, translating into MASFSKVILMGNVTRDPDVRYAADGSAIAGFGIGINRRYKSADGSLKEETCFVDITFFRKQAETCQKYVHKGDCIVVEGRLKQDTWESKDGQKRSKLVVVGERLHLMPKREPSGVESAETVSDESADDYQPVVKPSKTKQDDEVPF; encoded by the coding sequence ATGGCAAGTTTCAGTAAAGTTATTCTAATGGGTAATGTGACACGGGATCCGGATGTAAGATATGCAGCGGATGGTTCTGCAATCGCAGGTTTTGGTATTGGTATTAACAGAAGATATAAAAGTGCCGATGGCAGTTTAAAAGAAGAGACCTGTTTTGTAGATATAACATTTTTTAGAAAACAGGCAGAGACATGTCAGAAATATGTTCATAAAGGTGACTGCATTGTTGTTGAAGGTCGGCTTAAACAGGACACCTGGGAAAGCAAGGATGGTCAGAAAAGAAGCAAACTGGTGGTCGTCGGTGAAAGGCTGCATCTGATGCCTAAACGAGAGCCATCTGGTGTAGAAAGTGCTGAGACGGTTAGCGATGAATCAGCAGATGATTATCAACCTGTTGTAAAGCCATCAAAAACCAAACAAGATGATGAAGTACCGTTTTAA
- the rpsR gene encoding 30S ribosomal protein S18: protein MEHKKYTKRNYIGKSKKGGRFRRGKVAGKRFLKGRLFKKRHCRFCADKIEIDYKNIGLLKNYITERGKILSSRFTGVCVKHQRILTRAIKRARNIAIIPYVNL from the coding sequence GTGGAACACAAAAAGTATACAAAAAGAAATTATATTGGTAAAAGTAAAAAAGGCGGTCGTTTTAGGCGAGGTAAAGTAGCTGGTAAAAGATTTTTAAAAGGCAGGCTATTCAAAAAAAGACATTGTAGATTCTGTGCAGACAAAATTGAAATTGATTACAAAAACATTGGGCTTCTGAAAAATTATATTACAGAACGTGGTAAAATTTTGTCATCACGCTTCACAGGTGTATGTGTAAAACACCAACGAATTTTAACCCGTGCAATTAAGCGAGCAAGAAATATTGCGATAATCCCATATGTAAATCTGTAA
- a CDS encoding DUF2232 domain-containing protein — MAFLFFVSGFAIPLVGIFFLPLSVVSITLIFLKNGIFAGILGIILSSVAVYKLVPSGYLFVSLFGLVVVLNSVLLYSGVIRKRDNWHIILFSSLLISVISVGIILALQFAGFQMNWIFSKIGTVFPKEISELAVTSIVSNIYAITVIFTLIITTLSYISLSNISAKLNITNKVVKKLPAFYLWRLPEKTVFLLIFVLFIFVVFKQLKIGVLFQIADNLLNIILFVYFVGGLSAGKYLFNSSKVMVAITYFFFFLYPPVGAFLGISDVWLNFRARKKADKTAAKKNGEKGNVG, encoded by the coding sequence TTGGCATTTCTTTTTTTTGTATCCGGATTCGCTATCCCACTAGTAGGAATCTTTTTTTTGCCGTTGTCCGTAGTTTCTATTACACTGATATTCCTTAAAAACGGAATTTTTGCTGGTATACTGGGTATAATTTTATCATCGGTTGCCGTATATAAACTGGTTCCGTCTGGATATCTTTTTGTATCGCTGTTTGGCTTGGTTGTTGTGTTGAATTCAGTTTTGTTATATTCAGGCGTTATTAGAAAACGGGACAACTGGCATATAATTTTGTTTTCTTCATTGCTAATATCCGTTATATCAGTTGGTATAATTTTAGCGTTGCAGTTTGCAGGTTTCCAGATGAACTGGATTTTTTCCAAAATTGGTACAGTTTTCCCTAAAGAAATTTCTGAGTTAGCAGTAACGAGTATTGTTAGCAATATCTATGCTATTACTGTAATTTTTACGCTGATAATAACGACACTTTCGTATATATCTCTATCTAATATATCAGCAAAATTAAATATAACAAACAAAGTGGTTAAAAAACTTCCAGCATTTTATTTATGGCGTTTGCCTGAAAAAACGGTTTTTTTGTTAATTTTTGTACTTTTTATTTTTGTAGTTTTTAAACAACTAAAAATTGGTGTATTGTTTCAGATTGCTGATAATTTGCTTAATATAATTCTTTTTGTCTATTTTGTTGGCGGTTTATCAGCAGGTAAATATCTTTTTAATAGTTCCAAAGTAATGGTTGCAATCACATATTTCTTTTTCTTTCTGTATCCGCCTGTGGGTGCGTTTCTGGGTATTTCAGATGTATGGCTAAATTTTAGAGCCAGAAAAAAAGCCGATAAAACAGCCGCTAAAAAAAATGGCGAAAAAGGAAATGTGGGGTGA
- the rplI gene encoding 50S ribosomal protein L9 — MEVILKQTIEGLGKIGNIRNVKAGYARNFLIPKGLVIEATEQNLKIVEQEKKRVAKKLEIEIEQTKKFADKLSALSITIPVEVDSRTEGDKMFGSVSASDISAVLEQEGFEIDKKDILLETPIKELGVFDVPVKVRSHPEVIAKIKVWVVKRDN; from the coding sequence ATGGAGGTCATATTAAAACAGACAATAGAAGGACTTGGTAAAATCGGTAATATCAGGAATGTAAAAGCTGGATATGCCCGAAATTTTTTGATTCCAAAAGGGCTGGTAATTGAAGCAACCGAACAAAATTTGAAAATTGTTGAACAAGAAAAAAAACGGGTTGCCAAAAAATTAGAGATAGAAATTGAGCAAACAAAAAAATTTGCTGACAAACTTTCAGCGCTCTCTATAACAATTCCAGTTGAAGTAGATAGCAGAACTGAAGGCGATAAAATGTTCGGGTCAGTCAGTGCGTCAGATATTTCTGCGGTATTAGAACAAGAAGGGTTTGAAATTGATAAAAAAGACATCCTGTTAGAAACTCCAATAAAAGAACTCGGTGTGTTTGATGTCCCAGTAAAAGTAAGAAGTCATCCTGAAGTTATTGCAAAAATAAAGGTCTGGGTAGTGAAAAGAGACAATTAA
- the dnaB gene encoding replicative DNA helicase: protein MADNIITDLVVPHSLEAERAVLGSMLIEKEAIETAIELLTETDFYATAHKIIFREILKIYDKNRGDVDILLVTESLKAEPLVTQLGGPAYLTSMVDTVITASNIEYYAKIVKEKAILRELISAGRKIIGDASSQVENVDEIVDNVSQMIFNISSKRSVKGPISVSELIEPTLDDIETIYSSKEHVPGIPSGFKDIDAITGGFKKSNFIIIAGRPGTGKTSFVLNTAENAALLHKKSILIFSLEMSNNELLTRLLCSQARVSSERVKNAYMSKDDWPRITTAAGRFKESQIFIDDSSALTVLEMKARARRLDAEIKATGGLDIVVIDYLQLMAGKTGRSEYRQQDVAEISRSMKIMAKDLNIPVIAISQLSREPEKRTGSQAGRPRLADLRESGAIEQDADLVLMIYQPSLYKPDGIEAASPVSDAEIIIAKNRHGRLANINLRFFKDYTRFENATK from the coding sequence ATGGCTGATAATATAATAACAGATTTAGTTGTGCCACACAGTTTAGAAGCCGAGCGAGCGGTACTTGGTTCTATGCTTATTGAAAAAGAAGCAATAGAAACCGCAATTGAACTTCTGACTGAAACCGATTTTTATGCAACGGCACATAAAATAATTTTTCGCGAGATACTTAAAATATACGATAAAAACAGAGGTGATGTGGATATACTGCTCGTCACAGAATCGCTTAAAGCAGAACCATTAGTTACACAATTAGGAGGTCCTGCCTATCTTACATCAATGGTTGATACTGTAATAACCGCGTCTAATATAGAGTATTATGCAAAAATTGTGAAAGAGAAAGCGATTCTTAGAGAACTTATTTCTGCGGGCCGAAAAATAATTGGCGATGCATCCAGCCAGGTTGAGAATGTTGATGAGATTGTTGATAATGTCTCACAGATGATTTTTAATATCTCATCAAAAAGAAGTGTGAAAGGACCTATTAGTGTTTCTGAACTCATAGAACCTACACTTGACGATATAGAAACGATTTATTCAAGCAAAGAACATGTTCCCGGTATCCCAAGCGGGTTCAAAGATATAGATGCTATTACTGGCGGGTTCAAAAAATCCAACTTTATTATTATCGCAGGTCGGCCTGGAACAGGTAAAACATCGTTTGTATTGAATACCGCTGAAAATGCAGCATTACTACATAAAAAATCTATCCTTATTTTTTCGTTAGAGATGTCAAATAACGAACTGTTAACACGGCTTCTGTGCTCGCAGGCACGGGTTTCATCAGAACGGGTCAAAAATGCGTATATGTCTAAAGATGACTGGCCGCGGATAACAACTGCTGCGGGTAGATTCAAAGAATCCCAAATTTTTATTGACGATTCTTCAGCACTTACTGTCTTAGAAATGAAAGCGCGTGCACGCCGACTTGATGCTGAAATAAAAGCTACTGGTGGACTTGATATTGTTGTGATTGATTATCTTCAACTGATGGCAGGTAAAACAGGTCGTTCCGAATATAGACAACAAGATGTAGCCGAAATTTCACGCTCTATGAAAATTATGGCGAAAGACCTGAATATCCCGGTAATCGCTATCTCGCAATTATCCAGAGAGCCGGAAAAAAGAACAGGCAGCCAGGCAGGCAGACCACGACTTGCCGATTTGAGAGAATCTGGTGCGATTGAGCAGGATGCAGATTTGGTTTTGATGATTTATCAGCCTTCATTGTATAAACCAGATGGGATTGAAGCAGCCAGCCCGGTAAGTGATGCAGAAATAATTATTGCAAAAAACAGACACGGTCGGCTCGCAAATATTAACTTGCGATTTTTTAAGGACTATACCAGATTTGAAAATGCGACCAAATAA
- the alr gene encoding alanine racemase: MKILRPTWAEVNLTNIKHNTELIKKFVGKNVDILAVVKADGYGHGAVEVAKVLEKTAVKFFGVATIEEGIQLRLAGIKKKILILGSTYPFCNFGEIIKYNLIPTLASISGLEALNNYALRSNKKVVFHLKVDTGMGRIGVLPSTAITLSTKINSLKNIRLEGLYSHIACAAENREFTEKQIAIFKKVTEQISANYFHISASASILKYKSSYSPPFNLVRPGLLIYGLLPVPNSEKLLATKPALSLKTRIVFLKTVPSKTSISYCRTFFTKRISRIATIPIGYADGFLRDNSNNAEVLVHHRRVSVVGNVCMDMTMLDVTGIRDVAVGDQVVIIGRQGVEIISAEDIAKRCNTINYEIVTSISKRVPRVYI, from the coding sequence ATGAAAATTTTACGACCTACATGGGCTGAAGTAAATCTTACGAATATAAAACATAATACTGAACTGATAAAAAAATTTGTTGGTAAAAATGTTGATATTCTCGCAGTTGTCAAAGCAGATGGATACGGACATGGCGCAGTTGAGGTAGCGAAAGTATTAGAAAAAACAGCAGTAAAATTTTTTGGTGTTGCAACAATTGAAGAAGGAATACAACTTCGGCTCGCAGGAATCAAAAAAAAAATACTGATATTAGGTAGCACATATCCGTTTTGTAATTTTGGCGAGATAATAAAATATAATCTGATACCAACACTCGCAAGTATTTCAGGGCTTGAAGCACTGAATAATTATGCACTGCGTTCTAATAAAAAAGTAGTATTTCATTTGAAAGTTGATACAGGGATGGGCAGAATCGGTGTGCTGCCATCTACTGCGATTACGCTGTCAACAAAAATTAACTCTCTGAAAAATATCCGGCTGGAAGGTCTTTATTCACATATCGCCTGTGCGGCTGAAAACAGAGAGTTCACAGAGAAACAAATTGCTATCTTTAAGAAAGTTACAGAACAAATTTCGGCAAACTATTTTCATATTTCAGCCAGCGCATCCATATTAAAGTATAAAAGTTCATATTCGCCACCGTTCAATTTGGTCCGTCCGGGACTTCTGATTTATGGACTATTACCAGTTCCTAATTCTGAAAAACTGCTCGCAACAAAACCAGCATTATCACTCAAAACAAGAATCGTTTTTCTAAAAACAGTACCATCAAAAACATCTATATCCTATTGCAGAACCTTTTTTACAAAACGAATCTCCAGAATCGCTACAATCCCGATTGGCTATGCGGATGGTTTTTTAAGAGACAATTCCAATAATGCAGAAGTTCTTGTGCATCACAGAAGGGTTTCAGTTGTCGGTAATGTATGTATGGATATGACGATGCTGGATGTGACAGGTATCAGAGATGTCGCGGTTGGAGACCAGGTTGTTATTATCGGCAGACAGGGTGTTGAAATAATTTCTGCTGAAGATATCGCAAAAAGATGTAATACAATAAATTATGAAATAGTAACATCTATCTCAAAGCGTGTTCCGAGAGTTTATATATGA
- a CDS encoding ABC transporter permease: MITIIGKKFIQTADSVENAFSMLIKTVRVYFSEKHDKKNIINQMIQIGVKSIPVTLLTSVFTGMVLALQTAYSTKNIFNEPIYIGSVVGFSMVKELGPVLTAMVIAGRVGAAIAAELGTMKVTEQIDALYTLGTNPIKYLAVPRFVSIVVMLPVLTVFSDIIGILGGFFVSIYKLGIAPVVYQNDILDYMRVDDLVHGLIKSVVFALIIVTVACHKGFQCEGGAEGVGRATTETVVIAMVMILVSDYFLTALLALFGIG; the protein is encoded by the coding sequence ATGATTACCATAATCGGTAAAAAATTTATCCAGACCGCAGATAGTGTAGAAAATGCTTTCAGCATGTTGATTAAAACAGTTCGGGTTTATTTTTCTGAAAAACATGATAAAAAAAATATTATCAACCAGATGATACAAATCGGTGTAAAATCAATACCGGTAACACTGCTGACTTCCGTTTTTACTGGGATGGTTTTAGCACTCCAAACAGCATATTCAACAAAAAACATTTTTAATGAACCAATATATATTGGTAGCGTGGTTGGATTTTCAATGGTCAAAGAATTAGGTCCTGTCTTGACTGCGATGGTGATTGCTGGCAGAGTCGGTGCTGCGATTGCTGCAGAACTCGGCACAATGAAAGTTACCGAGCAGATAGATGCACTTTATACACTTGGTACCAATCCAATAAAATATCTTGCAGTCCCGCGATTTGTCTCAATAGTAGTGATGCTGCCAGTACTTACAGTTTTTTCTGATATTATCGGTATATTAGGCGGTTTTTTTGTGAGTATCTATAAACTTGGTATCGCACCTGTCGTCTATCAGAATGATATTCTGGACTATATGCGGGTTGATGACCTTGTTCACGGGCTAATAAAATCTGTTGTTTTTGCGCTGATTATCGTAACCGTTGCATGTCATAAAGGGTTCCAATGTGAAGGTGGTGCAGAAGGTGTCGGTCGCGCAACAACAGAAACGGTTGTAATCGCAATGGTGATGATTCTTGTTTCTGATTATTTCTTGACAGCGCTTCTGGCTCTGTTTGGTATCGGATAA
- a CDS encoding ABC transporter ATP-binding protein encodes MIKIVNLYKSFAENKVLDGVNLEIQAGETITIIGGSGCGKSVLIKHIVGLLKPDAGEIFVDETEITKLDEKPLSEVQKKFGFLFQGAALFDSLTVGDNVAFGLRNLTNLSGTEIAEKIKLCLSRVGLEGIENMKPSELSGGMKKRVALARAIAIDPKYIFYDEPTTGIDPIMADVINDLIIHLQKTLNITSIVVTHDMTSAYKVSNRIAMLYDGKIIGIGSPDEIKKTDNLFMKQFTTGSSMGPIKMKVKER; translated from the coding sequence ATGATAAAAATTGTAAACCTGTATAAATCATTTGCTGAAAACAAAGTGCTTGATGGTGTAAATCTTGAAATACAGGCTGGCGAAACAATCACAATTATCGGCGGTAGCGGTTGCGGAAAATCTGTCTTAATCAAACATATCGTTGGTCTTCTGAAACCTGATGCGGGCGAAATTTTTGTAGATGAGACAGAAATAACCAAACTTGATGAAAAACCACTTTCAGAAGTACAGAAAAAATTCGGCTTCTTGTTTCAAGGCGCCGCATTGTTTGACTCTCTAACTGTTGGAGATAATGTTGCATTTGGTCTACGGAATCTTACAAACCTGTCTGGAACTGAAATTGCAGAAAAAATAAAATTGTGCCTTTCAAGAGTAGGACTTGAAGGTATTGAGAATATGAAACCATCTGAACTTTCAGGCGGGATGAAGAAACGGGTAGCACTCGCAAGAGCAATCGCGATAGACCCGAAATATATTTTTTACGATGAGCCAACAACAGGTATAGACCCTATAATGGCGGATGTGATAAATGATTTAATTATTCATCTTCAGAAAACATTGAATATCACATCAATAGTTGTGACACACGATATGACATCCGCCTATAAAGTATCAAATCGGATTGCGATGCTTTATGACGGCAAAATTATCGGAATAGGCAGTCCAGACGAAATAAAAAAAACGGATAACCTATTTATGAAACAGTTTACAACTGGCTCATCAATGGGACCGATAAAAATGAAAGTAAAAGAACGCTAA